The Candidatus Dormiibacterota bacterium genomic sequence GCTGGGCGGTGGCGGTCGGGGCCGCGGTGGCGCTGGGCCTCGGCGTCGGCGTGGCGGTGGCACGGGGTGTCGGCGTGGCCGTGGGCCGCGGTGCCGGCGACGGCGAGGAGGTGGGCACCGGCGGGGCGCTCCGTGGCGGTGGCGGCCTCAGCGCGGCCGGGTCCTGGGACGGAACCGGGGTGGACGACGGCGTCGGGGTCGGCGCGGCGCGGGTCGGTCGCGGCGACGGCGACGGCGACGCCGTGGCCACCGGGGCGGCGTACTGGTACGAGTAGTAGCTCGGCGGGTAGCGGGGCGGCGGCGGCTTCAGCGAGCCGGTGTCCTGGCCATAGCCCGAGCCCGAGCCCGAGCCCCCGGTGTCCGCGGCGGTGCGCGAGCCGCCGCCGTTCGACGACCCGCCCCGGGCGGTGAGGGTGCCGTTCGGATCGGTGGAGGAGCCGCCGCCTCCGGCGGCCCCCCCCGCCGCCGCCGGCGCGCCCGCCGCCGCCTGCTGCCCGGCGGCGACGGAGCCCGCCGAGGCGGCACCCACCGAGGCGCCGGCCCCGGAGGAGCCCGAGGAGGCGCCCGACGAGGAGCCCGACCGGGGCGCCTGGACCACCGCGGGCGCGGGCAGGACGATCCGCGGGCCGGCGCCGCCACCTGCGCCGCCCGAGCCGCCGGAGCCGCCGGAGTTGTTGGGGACGTAGACGGGCTGCGGCCAGATCCCGGCGGCGCCGGCGTCGCCCTGGGCGACCAGCGGCACCGAGGTGTAGGGGGTGGTGAGGCTGCGGTCGGGGCCCCAGGTGTGGAGCGCGATGACGCTGGCGGCGGCCGCGGTGGCCGCGGCGGCGCCGACGGCGATCGGCATCCGCCAGCGCCCGATCGCCACGCTGGGGAGACGCGAGCCGGACGCCCCGGCGTCGACCGCGGCGGCCGCCGTGGAGCCGGGGGGCGGGCCCACCGAGGCCGCCAGCGCGGCGCGGATGCGGGCGCGCTGGCGGGGGCGGCCGTTGCGCCCGAGCAGCTCGGCGCCGCCGGCGGGCGCCGCCTCCTCCGAGGCCATCAGCTCGAGCATGCGCTCGCCGCTGTACTGGTTGCGCCGCTCCAGCGCGGCCTCTCGGTTCTCCGGCCCGGCGAGCTCGGCGGCGAGCGTCAGCAGCTCGTCGAGATCGCGCCCGGGCTCGTCACCCGCGTTTCGCTGGGCGTTGTCAACGCTCATAGCACCCGCCTCTCACGCGCCCCGAACCCCACCGGAGCGTCCGGGCGGGACCGCCCGCCAGGGCGCCGTCAGGGTGGTGCGCACACTCACCAACTTCCTGTGGGAAATCCTATCAAGTGCATCGAGAGAAAACACCTGCCAGCGATCGCGGCTGTGCCGCGACGGCTGTCACCGCGCCGCGGGAAGCGGCGCCGAGGCGCAGGCCGGGCAGCCCGGGTCACGCGGGAACGGCACCGCCCGCAGCCGCGGCCGCAGGGCGTCGAGCACGAGCACGCGGCCGCCCTGCCCGTCGCCGGCGGCGAGCAGGTACCGGAGCGCCTCCGCGGCCTGCAGGCATCCCACCATGCCGGCGACCGCACCGAGCACGCCGGCGGCGCGGCAGCCCGGCACCAGACCGGCGGGGGGCTCGTCGCCGAAGAGGCAGCGGTAGCAGGGGGCGCCCGGTGGCACCACCACCACCTGCCCGTCGAACCGCACCACCCCGCCGATCACCGCGCAGATCCCCAGCCGCACGCAGGCATCGTTCACCGCGAACTTCGTCGAGAAATTGTCAGATCCGTCAAGAACGAGGTCGTGACCGGCGAGCGTCGCCACCGCGCCGGCGGCGTCGAGGCGGCGCTCCACGGTGTCGACACGCACCTCCGGGTTGAGCCCGGTGACCCGCCGGCGCGCGCTCTCCACCTTGGGCTCGCCCACCGCCTCGGTGTCGTGCAGCACCTGGCGCTGGAGATTGTCGAGGGCGACGCGGTCGTCGTCGATCACGGTGATGCGGCCGACCCCGGCGGCGGCGAGATAGAGCACCGCCGGCGAGCCCAGCCCGCCGGCGCCCACCACCGCCACCGCCGCGGAGCGGAGCCGCAGCTGGCCGGCGCCGCCCACCTCGCGGAGCACGATCTGCCGCGAGTAGCGGACCAGCTCCTCCTCGCTCAGGTCCTGCTCCGGCGTCACGGGGTGGCCCGCTCCTCCGCGGGCACCAGGCGGTTCATGCGGCCGGTGGCGAAGCCCTCGAGGTCGAGGCTCACGAAGGCGTAGCCGGCGCCGCGCAGCGCCTCGACGCAGCGGCTGCGCAGCGGCTCGGTGGCGAGGCGGAGGAGATCGGCGGCGTCCTCGACCTCGATGCGCGCGCACTCGCCGTGCTCCCGCACCCGCAGCTGGGTGATGCCCTGGGCGCGCAGCCAGGCCTCGGCCAGCTCCACCCGGCGCAGCGCGGTCAGGGTGATCGGGGTGCCCCGGGGGATGCGTGAGGAGAGGCAGGCCTGCTGCGGCTTGTCCCAGGTGGGCAGGCCGAGGGCGCGGGAGGCGGCACGGACCTCCGCCTTGGCCACCCCCGCCTCGGCGAGCGGGCTGACCACCCCCGCCTCGCGGGCGGCGCGCTGGCCGGGGCGGTGGTCGCCGAGGTCGTCGGCGTTGGTGCCGTCGCAGATCGCCGCCAGCCCGTGGCTGGCGGCGAGCGGTCCCAGGGTGGCGTAGAGGTCGTCGCGGCAGTGGTAGCAGCGGACGCCGTCGTTGCGGAGGAAGTCGGGGTCGGCGAGCTGGGCGGTCGGGGTCTCCAGCAGCCGGGCGCCGATGTGCGCCGCGGTGGCCCGCGCCGACGCGATCTCGGTCTCCGGGTACGCGGCGCTCAGCCCGATGGCGCCGGCCGCCCGCGCCCCCAGCACCTCGTGGGCGAGGGCGAGCACCAGCGCGGAGTCGGCGCCGCCGCTGAAGGCGACCAGCACCGACCCCAGCCCGCGCAGCCGGCCGCGCACCGTCTCGAGCTTCGTCTCCAGGTCCATCGCTACCAGCTCACCACCCGCACCGCGTGTGCCATCGCCTCGACGATCGCAGCGTACTCGAGGGCCGCGGCGGTGGGCGGCAGGCCGCGCCGCCGCCGGTCGTCGGCGCACACCGAGAGCCGGTCGCAGCGCGGCGCATGCTCGGAGCCGAGCGCGTAGACGGCGTCGTGGAGGAGCACGCAGTGCACCTCGTGGCCGAGGGCGCGGTCGGCCTCGACGGCGGCGAGCGCGGCGGCGTCGACCACGGTGAGCAGGTGGAGCACGGTGGCGGCGCTCACACCGCCAGCACCCGCGCGGTCGCGCCCCAGCGGCGCGCGAACTCCTCGGGGCCGGCGACGGTCACCCCGCGGCGGCAGGATCCGGCATCGGCGCCGGCGGCGGCGAGCGACCCGGCGTCGACCAGCACCGTCGCCCCGACGTCGTCGAGGAGGCCGTCGAGGTCGCGGCCGGGATCGCCGGCCATCCAGGGGCGGACGTCGAGGGGCAGCGCCCAGCCGGCGCCGTCGCCGCACAGCCACACCGTCACCTCGCCGCCGTCGAGCCCGAGCGCGAGGGCGATGCGCAGCCCCAGCCAGCCCCGCTCCGACGCCGGCCCGCTGCGCACCACCACCAGGGCGGGCTCGGCGGTGGGGGGAGGGCTCACAGCACCAGCACCCGGTCGGCGTCGGAGGCGAGGCCGCCGAGGTCGACGAACGAGCCCCGGCCGGGGGCGCCGGGGCGGTCCCACCCCCGCACCGCGGCGTCGGCGCTGCAGTGCACCACCCGGGCGCCGGCCTCGCGCAGCGGGGCCATCGAGTCGGTGTGGAAGGTGCCGTCGCCGGCGAGGAAGAGGCTCACCCGCCAGCCCTGCCGGAGCGCCGCGCCGGCGAGCTCACGAGCGCTGTGGGCCCCCTCGCTGCGCGGCCCGGAGAGCAGCACCACGAGGAGGTGGAGCCCGGCCGTCAGAGACGGGCCGCCGCGGTCAGGGGACCGCCGACGAAGCTCTCGTAGTCGATCAGCTCGCGCACCGTGGGGTGGTCGCCGCAGAGCACGCAGGCGTGGTTGCGCCGGAGGCGCATCTCCCGGAAGCTCATCGCCAGCGCGTCGTGGAGCAGCAGCCGTCCGACCAGCGGCTTGCCCATACCGGTCAGCAGCTTGATCGCCTCCACTGCCTGGAGCGTGCCGATGACGCCGGGCAGCGCCGCCAGCACCCCCGCCTGGCGGCAGGAGGGCACCATCCCCGGAGGCGGCGGCTCGGGGTAGAGGCAGCGGTAGCAGCCGCTTCCCGGGACGAAGTCGGAGACCTGCCCCTCGAAGCGGAAGATCGACCCGTGGACCAGCGACTTGCCGAGCAGGTACGCGGCGTCGTTGGCGAGGTAGCGGGTCTGGAAGTTGTCGGTGCCGTCGACGATCAGGTCGTAGTCGCGGAACACCTCGAGGGCGTTCTCACGGTCCAGGGTGAGGCTGTGGGCCACCACCTCGACGTCGGGGTTGAGCTCCCGGGCGCGCTCCGCCGCCACCTCCGCCTTCAGCCGCCCCCGGGCGGCGTCGGGGTGGATGACCTGGCGCTGCAGGTTGCTGAGGTCGATGCGGTCGCCGTCGAGCAGGCCGAGCCGGCCAACCCCGGCGGCGGCGAGGTAGAGGGCGACCGGCGACCCGAGGCCGCCGACCCCGAGCACCAGCACCGAGCTGGAGAGCAGCCTCCGCTGCCCGGCGGGGCCGAGCTCGCCGAGCACGATGTGCCGGCTGTAGCGCTCGATCTGCTGGTCGGAGAGCTCCTCCACCTCGCTCACGAGCCGGTCACCGTCGGCAGCGGCGACCCGCCGGTGGGCAGCGACTTGTAGATGCCGTGGAAGACGCCCTGCTCGCGGCGGTCGCGCACCATGTCGGCGAGGGTGGTGTGGTCGAGGATCTCGCGCATCGCGTCCTCGGCGCGGAGCAGCGAGCTGCGGATCGAGCAGCCGAAGCTGTGCTCGCAGGTCTCCGGCGCGGAGAAGCACTCCATCTGCGCGGCCTGGCCCTCGAGGATGTCGATGGCGCCGCCGAGGGTGACCTCCTCCGGAGGCCTCGCGAGCATGTGCCCGCCGCGCGGTCCCCGGGTGCTGCGCACCAGCCCGGCGCGGCGCAGGGTCATCAGCAGCTGGTCGAGGAAGGGGCCGGGGACGTGCTGGCGTGCGGCGATGTCGTGGCTTGGCACCGGGGCCTCGCCAAACCGCTCGGCGAGGTCGAGGAGGGCGCGGATGCCGTAGTCCGCCTTCATGCTGATCTTCATGCCGCAACCTCGGGGGCCGGGGAGACCGTGTTCGCGGGCGGACGGTGTCGACGCGTCGGACAGTGGGGTTGGATTGTTGACCTCCTGTGTCACCAATCGTACTCCGCGCTCCATCGGGCGTCAACGTGGGGTGGCGGACGCCGACCCGACGGCGGTCAGCCGCGGGGCGGTCGCGACCCCGCGGCCGCCGACTCCAGCCCGAGCGCGTGCACCGCGATCGAGTGGTTCAGCTTCGCGAGGACGCGCCCGAGGTCGGCCCGCTCCTCCTCGGTCCACCCGGTGAGCACATGCTCGAACCTGTCGGTGCGCCGGCGCTGCACCTCGACCATCAGATCGCGTCCGCGCGGGCTCGGCGTCACCCGGCAGGATCGGCGGTCGTCGGGATCGACGCTCCGCTCGGCGAGGCCGTCGCGGAGCAGCGCCGCCACCTGCCGGGTCACCGTCGACCCGTCCAGCCCGACCCGCTCGGCGAGGCTGTGGATGGAGAGCGGGCCGGTCTCGTCGAGGGTGCGGAGCAGCAGGTAGCCGGCGCGGTCGAGTTCGGGATGGGCCCGCCCGCGGCGGCTGAGCAGCTCCAGCGAGCGCGCCAGCACCGCCATCTCGGTCTCGATGCGGTGGAGGTGGTCGGCTTGCGAGCGATCCACGATTGGTGTATCGTACAACGAAAATAGCTGCTGGATACAGGTAACGAGGGAACGGGAACGAGCGAGGCGG encodes the following:
- the moeB gene encoding molybdopterin-synthase adenylyltransferase MoeB gives rise to the protein MTPEQDLSEEELVRYSRQIVLREVGGAGQLRLRSAAVAVVGAGGLGSPAVLYLAAAGVGRITVIDDDRVALDNLQRQVLHDTEAVGEPKVESARRRVTGLNPEVRVDTVERRLDAAGAVATLAGHDLVLDGSDNFSTKFAVNDACVRLGICAVIGGVVRFDGQVVVVPPGAPCYRCLFGDEPPAGLVPGCRAAGVLGAVAGMVGCLQAAEALRYLLAAGDGQGGRVLVLDALRPRLRAVPFPRDPGCPACASAPLPAAR
- the larE gene encoding ATP-dependent sacrificial sulfur transferase LarE produces the protein MDLETKLETVRGRLRGLGSVLVAFSGGADSALVLALAHEVLGARAAGAIGLSAAYPETEIASARATAAHIGARLLETPTAQLADPDFLRNDGVRCYHCRDDLYATLGPLAASHGLAAICDGTNADDLGDHRPGQRAAREAGVVSPLAEAGVAKAEVRAASRALGLPTWDKPQQACLSSRIPRGTPITLTALRRVELAEAWLRAQGITQLRVREHGECARIEVEDAADLLRLATEPLRSRCVEALRGAGYAFVSLDLEGFATGRMNRLVPAEERATP
- a CDS encoding DsrE family protein; the encoded protein is MSPPPTAEPALVVVRSGPASERGWLGLRIALALGLDGGEVTVWLCGDGAGWALPLDVRPWMAGDPGRDLDGLLDDVGATVLVDAGSLAAAGADAGSCRRGVTVAGPEEFARRWGATARVLAV
- the moeB gene encoding molybdopterin-synthase adenylyltransferase MoeB codes for the protein MSEVEELSDQQIERYSRHIVLGELGPAGQRRLLSSSVLVLGVGGLGSPVALYLAAAGVGRLGLLDGDRIDLSNLQRQVIHPDAARGRLKAEVAAERARELNPDVEVVAHSLTLDRENALEVFRDYDLIVDGTDNFQTRYLANDAAYLLGKSLVHGSIFRFEGQVSDFVPGSGCYRCLYPEPPPPGMVPSCRQAGVLAALPGVIGTLQAVEAIKLLTGMGKPLVGRLLLHDALAMSFREMRLRRNHACVLCGDHPTVRELIDYESFVGGPLTAAARL
- a CDS encoding Rrf2 family transcriptional regulator, which codes for MKISMKADYGIRALLDLAERFGEAPVPSHDIAARQHVPGPFLDQLLMTLRRAGLVRSTRGPRGGHMLARPPEEVTLGGAIDILEGQAAQMECFSAPETCEHSFGCSIRSSLLRAEDAMREILDHTTLADMVRDRREQGVFHGIYKSLPTGGSPLPTVTGS
- a CDS encoding MarR family transcriptional regulator, yielding MDRSQADHLHRIETEMAVLARSLELLSRRGRAHPELDRAGYLLLRTLDETGPLSIHSLAERVGLDGSTVTRQVAALLRDGLAERSVDPDDRRSCRVTPSPRGRDLMVEVQRRRTDRFEHVLTGWTEEERADLGRVLAKLNHSIAVHALGLESAAAGSRPPRG